In the genome of Streptomyces sp. 846.5, the window GCCTCGCAGTCCACCCGGGACGCGGCGGTGGAGAAGCAGTACGACTCCTGGAAGAGCACCTACCTGGTCAAGGGCTGTGCCTCGAACGAGTACTACGTCTCCACCAAGGGCGACGGCGACGCCCCCAACAACGGCACCGTCTCCGAGGCGCAGGGCTACGGCATGAACATCGTGCCGCTGATGGCCGGTTACGACAGCAGCGCGCAGACCGAGTTCAACGGCCTGTGGCAGTTGGTCAAGGACCACAAGGACGCCGACGGCCTGATGGAGTGGCAGCTCGACGGCAAGACCTGCAAGTACACCGACACCAGCACCCCCGACTCCGCCACCGACGGCGACCTGGACGTGGGCTACGGCCTGATCCTGGCCGACAAGCAGTGGGGCGGCTACACCGCCGACGCCAAGGCCTGGCTGGCCAGCATCTACGCCCATGACGTGGCCTCGGACGGCCACCTGAAGTGCGAGGACGACGGCCCCAGCACCGACACCCGGCCGTCCGACATGATGCTGGACCACCTGCGGGCGTTCGCCGCGTACGACACCGCGCACGACTGGAGCAAGGTCGTCACCCGCACCGAGGCGGTCATCAACGAGTTCACCGCCAAGTACTCGGCGAGCTCGGGCCTGCTGTCGGACTTCGTGGTCGGCGCCAACGGGACCAGCCCCAAGCCGGCCCCGGCCGACTACCAGGAGAGCCAGCCCGACAACATCGTCGGCTACAACTCCATCCGGGTCCCCTGGCACCTGGGCACCGACGCCCTGGTGAACGGCTCGACCACGGCGGCGACCGCGTACAAAACGGCCAAGCTGGAGTCGGCCTGCCTGAAGTCGCTGTCCGGCGGCAACCCGGCCAAGGTCCAGCCGCATGTGAAGCTGAACTGCGCCAACGGCAACGTCTCCGGCGACACCCAGGCCGAGGAGGCCGGCGACTCGGTCGGTCCGGCGGCGATGGCCTCCGGTGACCAGGGCTGGACCGACGCGATCTGGAAGCAGCTCGGGACCAACCCGTTCGGCGACGCGTACTACGGCGAGACCATCAAGATGCTGGTCTACCTCGTGATGGCCGGCGACTACTGGAGCCCGGCGAGCTGACACCCGGTCAGTTCCCGTACCGCACCGACCGGTGGCTGCGCCTCCCCGACTCCTGGTTCGAGGGGGCGCGGCCACTGGTCGGTGCACGGGTATTGCCACAAGCTACCCGCGAGTTGGGATACTCCCTGGGATCAGGGGCCGCACCGTCGCGGCTCCGCACACAAGGGGGGCTCCACCTATGCCCAGCACTTCCCGGCTGCGCCGCGCCTTCGGCGTCCTCGCGGCCGCGGCCCTCGCCACGGCGGCGCTGAGCGGCACCGCCGTCGCGCAGGACCAGGGCGGCTACCATCCGCAGCCGCACTACTACGTCTCACTCGGGGACTCCCTGGCGGCCGGCTACCAGCCGAACGTCCGCACCAACACCGACGTGTCCTACACGGACCAGCTGTACACCCGGCTCAGGCAGCACGACCCGTCGCTCGTCCACATCAAGCTGGGCTGCAGCGGCGAGACCACCGAGACGATGATCCTCGGCGGCATCTGCAGCTACCCGGGGGCGACCTCGCAGCTCGGCGCGGCCGAGGCGTTCCTGCGGGCGCACCGCGGCCAGGTGAAGTACGTGACGCTGGACATCGGCGCCAACGACGTGGACGGCTGCCTCGGCGCGACCGGCATCGACCAGGCCTGCACCGTCAAGGGCATCGCCACCGTCGCCACGCAGCTGCCGTACATCGCCTCGGGCCTGCGCCGGGCGGGCGGCCAGGGGTGGCGGGCGCCGCAGTACGCGGGGATGAACTACTACGACCCGTTCCTGGCGGTGTGGCTGACCGGTGCCACCGGGCAGGCCGAGGCCAAGCAGTCCACGGTGCTGTCGGACACCCTGAACGGAGTGATCGACCGGGGGCTGCGGTACAGCGGCTTCAAGCTGGCCGACGTCTCCAAGGCGTTCGCCACGGACGACTTCACCGACCAGGCGACCCTCCCGGTGTTCGGCACGGTGCCGCTGAACGTGGCCCGGATCTGCGCCTGGACCTGGGAGTGCACCCAGTACCAGGACATCCACGCCAATCCGACCGGGCATGCGGTGATCGCCGGAGTCTTCGAGAAGGTGCTGCGCCGCCGCTGACCCCGAGGTGAGAACCGCTGTCGTCAGACCCTGGCCAGAGCCCGCCCCCGCCGTTCGGGGGGCGGGCTCTCGGCGTTACGGGCGACGATGTTGCAGAAATGTTATGCAACTATGAGGAATAGCCTATAAAGGATGGGGAGGGACGTGTCCTCCGAAACTGCACCGAACCGCCTCGCGGTCTGGCGTCCTCGCGCCGCCGGGTTCGCGGTCTGGTACCTGCGGGCCGCCGCGGTACTCAACTTCCTCGGAGCCGTCTCAGCCCCGTTCCACAGCCAGGTCACCCGGCACAACAGCGGTGACTTCTTCACCCCGTACATGATCACCGCCGGGTTCACCTCGGGCGCCCTGGCGCTGTTCCTGGCCATGATGATGCGCCGCCGCAAACGCGCGGCCTGGATCTTCAACGTGGTCGTCGTCGGCCTCTACGTGGTCCTGATGGCGCTGCTGCTGCTGATCTACCCGGAGGTCAGGGAGCACTGGTTCAACTGGACCTCGGCCACCGTCACCCTGCTGATGTTCACGGCCCTGCTGGTGGGCCGCAGGGAGTTCCACGCCAAGGGCGACCGCAGCAACCCCAGGCTGGCACTGGCCGCCCTGATCGGCGGCGGCGCGGTCGGCGTGCTGATCGGCACGCTGCTGGTGACCCTGACCGACGAGGTGGACGGGTCGTACCTGTGGCACCGGATCCAGTACGCCGCCATGCGGGTCTACACCCTGGCCCCGTCCGGAACCGGCTACCGCAACATCGTCATCCCGCACTGGGTGGACATCGCCATCAACGCGATGAGCGCACTGATCTTCCTGCTGGTGCTGTACGCGCTGTTCCGCTCCCCCAAGGGCAAGGAGTACCTGTGCCCCGACGACGAGATGCGGCTGCGGGAGCTGCTGGACCGGCACGGGGAGCGCGACTCGCTGGGCTACTTCGCGCTGCGCCGCGACAAGTCCGTGCTGTTCTCCCCCTCAGGGAAGGCCGCGGTGGCCTATCGCGTGGTCGGCGGGGTCTCGCTGGCCTCGGGCGATCCGATCGGCGATGTGGAGGCCTGGCCCGGGGCGATCGACCGCTGGCTGGACCAGGCCCGCGAACACGCCTGGGTGCCGGCCGTGATGGGCGCCAGCGAGGAGGGCGGCACCGTCTACTCCCGGCACGGCCTGAACGCCCTGGAGCTGGGCGACGAGGCCATCGTCGAGGTGGACGAGTTCACCCTGGAGGGGCGCGCGATGCGCGGTGTGCGCCAGGCGCACAAGAAGGTCGGCCGGGCCGGATACACCGTACGGGTGCGCCGCCACGCGGACATCCCCGACGACGAGATGCAGACCCTGTTGGAGCGCGCCGACACCTGGCGCGACGGCCAGACCGAGCGCGGCTTCTCGATGGCGCTGGGCCGCCTCGGCGACCCCGACGACGGCCAGTGCGTGATGGTCGAGTGCCACGACGGGCAGGGTGAGCTGCGGGCCCTGCTGAGCTTCGTGCCCTGGGGGCGCGAGGGCCTTTCGCTGGACCTGATGCGGCGCGACCGGGACTCCGACAACGGGCTGCTGGAGTTCATGGTCAT includes:
- a CDS encoding phosphatidylglycerol lysyltransferase domain-containing protein produces the protein MGRDVSSETAPNRLAVWRPRAAGFAVWYLRAAAVLNFLGAVSAPFHSQVTRHNSGDFFTPYMITAGFTSGALALFLAMMMRRRKRAAWIFNVVVVGLYVVLMALLLLIYPEVREHWFNWTSATVTLLMFTALLVGRREFHAKGDRSNPRLALAALIGGGAVGVLIGTLLVTLTDEVDGSYLWHRIQYAAMRVYTLAPSGTGYRNIVIPHWVDIAINAMSALIFLLVLYALFRSPKGKEYLCPDDEMRLRELLDRHGERDSLGYFALRRDKSVLFSPSGKAAVAYRVVGGVSLASGDPIGDVEAWPGAIDRWLDQAREHAWVPAVMGASEEGGTVYSRHGLNALELGDEAIVEVDEFTLEGRAMRGVRQAHKKVGRAGYTVRVRRHADIPDDEMQTLLERADTWRDGQTERGFSMALGRLGDPDDGQCVMVECHDGQGELRALLSFVPWGREGLSLDLMRRDRDSDNGLLEFMVIELIGQADSVGIKRVSLNFAMFRAVFERGSKLGAGPVLRMWRSVLMFFSRWWQIESLYRANAKYRPIWEPRYLLFARSSDLPRISLASARAEGFITAPSLPSLFKRRHSSALDRTGDSTGDSNGDEGADSGSQGAGNTTKPGTKQPMG
- a CDS encoding glycosyl hydrolase family 8, yielding MVRQLRSPIRKMVAAAAAAGCISLGLAATGGASASAATAPARPFPTHVTYKVGVMPSASQSTRDAAVEKQYDSWKSTYLVKGCASNEYYVSTKGDGDAPNNGTVSEAQGYGMNIVPLMAGYDSSAQTEFNGLWQLVKDHKDADGLMEWQLDGKTCKYTDTSTPDSATDGDLDVGYGLILADKQWGGYTADAKAWLASIYAHDVASDGHLKCEDDGPSTDTRPSDMMLDHLRAFAAYDTAHDWSKVVTRTEAVINEFTAKYSASSGLLSDFVVGANGTSPKPAPADYQESQPDNIVGYNSIRVPWHLGTDALVNGSTTAATAYKTAKLESACLKSLSGGNPAKVQPHVKLNCANGNVSGDTQAEEAGDSVGPAAMASGDQGWTDAIWKQLGTNPFGDAYYGETIKMLVYLVMAGDYWSPAS
- a CDS encoding SGNH/GDSL hydrolase family protein, which produces MPSTSRLRRAFGVLAAAALATAALSGTAVAQDQGGYHPQPHYYVSLGDSLAAGYQPNVRTNTDVSYTDQLYTRLRQHDPSLVHIKLGCSGETTETMILGGICSYPGATSQLGAAEAFLRAHRGQVKYVTLDIGANDVDGCLGATGIDQACTVKGIATVATQLPYIASGLRRAGGQGWRAPQYAGMNYYDPFLAVWLTGATGQAEAKQSTVLSDTLNGVIDRGLRYSGFKLADVSKAFATDDFTDQATLPVFGTVPLNVARICAWTWECTQYQDIHANPTGHAVIAGVFEKVLRRR